DNA from Nitrospira sp. SG-bin1:
GCGACGTCGTCGTGGCTTTCAACGGCAAGGAAGTGCAGAGCGTCAGTCAGCTGCGCAACCTCGTCGCCCGAACCGTGGTGGGAAAAGACGCGCTGGTCAAGGTCTTGCGCGACGGAAAAGAACAAATGATCACCGTGAAGGTGGCCGAACGTCCGTCGGATGAAATGCTGGCCAAGAAAGAAACGGCGCCGCCGAAGGAAGCGGGAGAAACGATGAAGCTTCCGGACAATGTGCTCGCGTCGTTGCGCGTCCAAACGCTGGACAATGCGTTAATGAGCCAGTTGAACATTTCCGCGAAGACGGTCGGCGTCGTCATCACCTCGGTGGAGCCGGGTGGACCGGCTGAGGCGGCCGGCCTTCAGCGTGGTGACGTGATCCAAGAAGTCAATCACGAGCCGATCAAGACGCTCGGCGACTACCAAAAGGCCGCGGAGAAGATCAAGAAAGACGAACTGGCCGTGTTGTTGGTCAATCGCCAGGGCAACAGCCTGTTTGTGGCGATCAACCCGAAGTAAGGAGCACAGGGACAGTCGTCGATCTGTCGATTCCGGCAAACCCGATCGTCGGATCGTCGGGTCGACAGATTCCAATACTTACGAGGCTCTGTGCTGAATAAACTGAACCGGTGGCTGCAAGATTCGATCTTCAAGCCGCTGGAAGATAAAAAGATGCCGGTCATGGAACACCTGGTGGAGTTCCAGGTCCGGCTCACGCGCGCGGTGATCGTCCTGGCAGTCATCTTCATGGGGACGTTTTTTTATGCCGACGCGCTGGTCAAGTGGCTGCGGGTTCCGCTCCAGAATATGTTCGTGCCCAGCAAGCTGACGTGGGAACCCACCGATCTGCCGACCGTGCCGTTTGTCTTCCTGGCCCCCGCGGAGGCGCTGTGGCAGAACGTCAAAGTGGCCGGACTGTTCGCCGTCGTGGTCGCCATGCCGTATCTCTTGTTTGAGGTTTGGCGATTCGTCGTTCCGGGACTTCACGCGCAGGAGCGGCGGTTTGTCGCGCCGTTCGTCTGTGTGAGCACGTTGGCGTTCTACGCAGGGGTCGGGTTCTCGTTTTTCTTCGTCCTTCCCTTCGCCCTCAATTTTTTGATTTCGTACGGCGTGAACGCCGGATTCGTGCCGCAGATCTCGATCGCTCAGTACGTCGGGTTTGCCCTGTGGTTCCTGACGGTCTTCGGATTGATCTTTGAGGTCCCGTTGGCCATCACCCTCATGGCCAAGTTGGGCTGGGTCGATGCGCCGTTCCTGGTCCAGTATTGGAAGTGGGCGTTGTTGGGATCGTTCGTGATCGCCGCGATTTTGACTCCCACGCCGGATCCGTTCAATCAGACGCTGATGGCCGGCCCGATGTTTCTTCTCTACTGGGTGGGCATTTTCGGCGCGAAAGTATTTGGCAAGAAACCATCCGTGGAGAGTCCTCAAGCTGGGGTGCCGACCGTCGCCATGGCCGGAGTGGGTGCCGGAGGCGCCGCGTCAGGCATGGCGATGCCGAATGCCTCGGGTGACGACTATGTCGCAGTTCCCGGAGGCCGACCCCGTTAACGACGAAGGCGAGCGACTGAAATAGTCGGAGAAAAGAAATCTCATGGCACGTGAACTCAATGTCATCAACAGTCCCAATGGAAGCGGGGATGCCTGCACGTACATGTGGGCTTGCGCCATCTGCGACGAAACCGAGCGGTGCCAAAAGGATAAGGAAGGGCATAGCCGGTGGCTGGTCGCCAAGCGGATGGCGCGCATCGAGCACAAAGTGCTCATCATGAGCAATAAGGGCGGCGTGGGGAAGAGCACCTGCACCACGAACATCGCGGTGAGCCTGGCGCTCAAAGGTTGGCATGTCGGGATCTGCGACATGGACATTCACGGCCCCAACATTCCCAAAATGGTCGGCGCGGAAGGCCAGAAGCTCAAGATCAGCACCTCAGGCGGGATCATTCCCTTCCAAGCCTACAATTTGAAGATCGCCTCGATGTCGTTTCTCCTGCAGAACTCCGACGATCCCATCATTTGGCGCGATGCCTACAAGTATGAGTTCATCAATCAACTCCTCGGTGGAGTGGACTGGCAGGATTTGAACTTCCTGTTGATCGATCTCCCGCCGGGCACCGGAAACGAGTCGGTCACGACGATCGATTTGCTCGGCACGGTGAGCGGTGCCGTGATCGTGACCACGCCGCAAGAAGTGGCGCTGCTCGATTCCAGGAAATCAGTCACCTTTTGCAAGGACAGCGAGGTGCCGATCATCGGGATCGTGGAAAACATGAGCGGATTGGAGTGTCCGCATTGCCATACGCACATCGACGTCTTCCGGAAGGGCGGCGGGGAAGCGTCGGCGCTCGACATGGGCGTCTCGTTTTTGGGACGGATTCCGCTCGACCCGGACGTGGTCACACAGTCCGACGCGGGTGAGCCCTTTGCGCTGTTCAACTCTGACACGCCGACGGCGGAAGCCTACCACCGTATCGCGAATCAGGTGGAAGCGTTCTGTAAAAAGGGCGCCTCATTGCTGAAAGCGGGGCGGACGGCAGACCCGCTGAAAGGAGTCGGTCAGTGAAAACAGCGGATGCCATGACCGGATTGACTCAGCTTCACGATGCGCAAAAGGTCGTCCTCGACGCCGCGCCGGTGTTGGGTCTGGAAAAAATCTCGATTCTCGACGCCTTGGACCGTGTCCTGGGCCAGGATATCGTCGCCGAGCGCGATAATCCTCCGTGGGACAATTCAGCCATGGATGGGTTTGCCGTCAGATGGGAGGATATCAAGCAGGAGCACGCCATTCAGAAGCCGGTCACGCTCTCGATCATCGAGGACGTTCCCGCCGGGACCATGCCGTCCAAGACCGTCGGTGCCGGTCACGCGATTCGGATCATGACCGGAGCGCCGATTCCAAGAGGAGCGGATACGGTTCTGAAGGTTGAGGACACGGAGCCGACGTCCGATTCCGTTCGAGTCTTCAAAACGGAACCGAAGGGCGCCAACATCAGGCCGCAGGGAGAGGATGTCAAGAAAGGGGACTGTATCATCGCGAAAGGAACCAGGGTCCGACCCGGCGAGGTCGGGATGTTGGCCATACTGGCGAAGTCGTTGGTGTTTGTGTACCAGCGGCCACGGGTGGCGATCCTGTCGACCGGTGACGAGTTGGCCGACTTGGACGAGCGACTCAGCGAGGAGAAGATCATCAATTCAAACAGCTATGGGATCGCCGCGGCCGTGCAGGAAGCGGGTGGCATCCCGTTCTTGCTCGGTATCGCGCGGGATACGCCGATGGCGCTCAAGGAGAAGATCTCGCAGGGATTGAACGCCGACATTCTGGTGTTGTCCGGCGGGGTCTCGATGGGCGACTATGATTTCACCAAAGCGGTGTTCCGTGAGCTCGGCGCCGAGATGAACTTTTGGAAGCTCGCCATTCGCCCCGGTCAGCCGGTGGCCTTCGGGAAGATCCAGGGCAAACTCGCGTTCGGTCTTCCCGGCAATCCGGTCTCGTCGATGGTCACCTTCGAACAATTGGTGCGACCGGCGTTACTCAAAATGAGCGGGTGCCGGAGTTACGGACGTCCGGTGGTGCAGGCCGTTTTTCAAGAACGGTTCTCCAAGCGGAGCGACCGGCGGCATTTTCTGCGCGGCATCCTCACGAGGGAAGATGGACTATTCAAGGTTCGGACGACCGGAGATCAGGGTTCCGGTATTCTGACGTCCATG
Protein-coding regions in this window:
- a CDS encoding molybdopterin biosynthesis protein MoeA translates to MKTADAMTGLTQLHDAQKVVLDAAPVLGLEKISILDALDRVLGQDIVAERDNPPWDNSAMDGFAVRWEDIKQEHAIQKPVTLSIIEDVPAGTMPSKTVGAGHAIRIMTGAPIPRGADTVLKVEDTEPTSDSVRVFKTEPKGANIRPQGEDVKKGDCIIAKGTRVRPGEVGMLAILAKSLVFVYQRPRVAILSTGDELADLDERLSEEKIINSNSYGIAAAVQEAGGIPFLLGIARDTPMALKEKISQGLNADILVLSGGVSMGDYDFTKAVFRELGAEMNFWKLAIRPGQPVAFGKIQGKLAFGLPGNPVSSMVTFEQLVRPALLKMSGCRSYGRPVVQAVFQERFSKRSDRRHFLRGILTREDGLFKVRTTGDQGSGILTSMVKANCLIDVPVEVEKLNPGDEVSVQLLNGEAWPHSIEHQQSGEHRLSCC
- a CDS encoding N cytosolic Fe-S cluster assembling factor nbp35; translation: MARELNVINSPNGSGDACTYMWACAICDETERCQKDKEGHSRWLVAKRMARIEHKVLIMSNKGGVGKSTCTTNIAVSLALKGWHVGICDMDIHGPNIPKMVGAEGQKLKISTSGGIIPFQAYNLKIASMSFLLQNSDDPIIWRDAYKYEFINQLLGGVDWQDLNFLLIDLPPGTGNESVTTIDLLGTVSGAVIVTTPQEVALLDSRKSVTFCKDSEVPIIGIVENMSGLECPHCHTHIDVFRKGGGEASALDMGVSFLGRIPLDPDVVTQSDAGEPFALFNSDTPTAEAYHRIANQVEAFCKKGASLLKAGRTADPLKGVGQ
- a CDS encoding translocase, which produces MLNKLNRWLQDSIFKPLEDKKMPVMEHLVEFQVRLTRAVIVLAVIFMGTFFYADALVKWLRVPLQNMFVPSKLTWEPTDLPTVPFVFLAPAEALWQNVKVAGLFAVVVAMPYLLFEVWRFVVPGLHAQERRFVAPFVCVSTLAFYAGVGFSFFFVLPFALNFLISYGVNAGFVPQISIAQYVGFALWFLTVFGLIFEVPLAITLMAKLGWVDAPFLVQYWKWALLGSFVIAAILTPTPDPFNQTLMAGPMFLLYWVGIFGAKVFGKKPSVESPQAGVPTVAMAGVGAGGAASGMAMPNASGDDYVAVPGGRPR